The following coding sequences lie in one Glycine soja cultivar W05 chromosome 16, ASM419377v2, whole genome shotgun sequence genomic window:
- the LOC114390669 gene encoding receptor-like protein Cf-9 isoform X1 yields MESCMWCFLLCSHLLILYFSPSHSLCHPHDNSALLHFKNSFTIYEHPYYSYICDTGYSKTRTWENGTDCCSWAGVTCHPISGHVTDLDLSCSRLYGNIHPNSTLFHLSHLHSLNLAFNHFNYSHLSSLFGGFVSLTHLNLSGTYFEGDIPSQISHLSKLVSLDLSYNGLKWKEDTWKRLLQNATVLRVLVFDYGTDMSSISIRTLNMSSSLVTLSLGWTWLRGNLTDGILCLPNLQHLDLSFNSDLEGQLPEVDRWHSLDFLDLSGCGFQGSIPPSFSNLIHLTSLDLSGNHFNGPIPPSFSNLIHLTSLDLSYNNLNGSIPPSFSNLTHLTFLDLSFNNLNGSIPPSFSNLIHLTYLELSNNNLNGSIPSSLLTLPRLNFLYLHNNQLSGQIPDVFPQSNRFYELDLGYNKIEGELPSTLSNLQHLIHLDLSYNKLDGPLPNNITGFSNLTSLWLYENLLNGTIPSWCLSLPSLVVLDLSGNQFYGHISAISSYSLERLFLSHNKLQGSIPESIFSLVNLTYLDLSSNNLSGSVNFHHFSKLQNLEVLYLSQNDQLSLNFKSNVKYNFSNLWRLDLSSMGLTEFPKLSGKVPFLEALDLSNNKLKGRVPNWLHDTNSSLYLLDLSHNLLTQSLDQFSWNQQLVYLNLRFNSITGGLSSSICNATAIEILNLSHNKLTGTIPQCLANSSFLQVLDLQLNKLHGTLPNTFAKDCSLKTLDLNGNQLLEGFLPESLSNCTNLEVLDLGNNQIKDVFPHWLQTLPELKVLVLRANKLYGPIASLKIKHGFPRLVIFDVSSNNFSGPIPKAYIQKFEAMKNVVIDTDLQYMEISIGGDKSKYNDSVTITTKAITMTMDKIPKGFVSIDLSENGFQGEIPNSIGELHALKGMNLSHNRLIGPIPQSMGNLRNLESLDLSSNMLTGGIPTELTNLNFLEVLNLSNNHLAGEIPRAQQFGTFSNDSYEGNSGLCGLPLTIKCSKDPEQHSPPSTTLRREGGFGFGWKPVAIGYGCGMVFGVGMGCCVLLIGKPQWLVRMVGGQLNKKVKRKTRMRSNENGSRMN; encoded by the coding sequence ATGGAATCATGCATGTGGTGTTTCCTTCTCTGTTCCCATTTGCTCATCCTTTATTTTTCACCCTCTCATTCCTTATGCCACCCCCATGACAACTCTGCCTTGCTCCACTTCAAAAACTCCTTCACTATTTATGAACATCCTTATTATTCTTATATTTGTGATACTGGTTATTCAAAGACGAGAACATGGGAAAATGGGACAGATTGTTGCTCTTGGGCTGGAGTCACCTGCCACCCCATCTCTGGTCACGTCACTGACCTCGACCTCAGCTGCAGTCGCCTTTACGGCAATATCCATCCAAACAGTACGCTTTTCCATCTTTCTCATCTTCACTCACTCAACCTTGCTttcaatcattttaattattctcaTTTGTCATCTCTCTTTGGTGGGTTTGTGAGCCTCACTCATCTCAACTTGTCTGGTACGTACTTTGAAGGGGATATTCCTTCCCAAATTTCTCACCTTTCCAAATTAGTCTCACTTGATCTCTCATATAATGGGTTAAAGTGGAAGGAAGACACTTGGAAGAGATTGCTCCAAAATGCAACAGTTTTAAGGGTGCTTGTTTTTGATTATGGAACAGATATGTCTTCCATTTCAATCAGGACACTCAATATGTCTTCCTCTTTGGTTACTCTTAGTTTGGGATGGACATGGCTAAGAGGAAACTTGACAGATGGCATTCTCTGTTTACCAAATCTTCAGCACTTGGATCTTTCATTTAATTCGGACCTTGAAGGTCAGCTTCCAGAAGTTGACAGATGGCATTCTCTTGATTTCTTAGATCTTTCAGGTTGTGGTTTCCAAGGGTCAATCCCTCCCTCTTTCTCCAACCTCATACATCTCACTTCCTTGGACCTCTCAGGTAACCACTTCAACGGTCCAATCCCTCCCTCTTTCTCCAACCTCATACATCTCACTTCCCTGGACCTTTCATATAACAACCTCAACGGTTCAATCCCTCCCTCTTTCTCTAACCTCACACATCTTACTTTCTTGGATCTCTCATTTAACAACCTCAACGGTTCAATCCCGCCCTCTTTCTCAAACCTCATACATCTCACTTACCTGGAGCTCTCAAATAACAACCTCAACGGTTCAATCCCATCCTCACTCTTAACCCTTCCACGGCTAAACTTTCTGTATCTACACAATAACCAACTCAGTGGTCAAATCCCAGATGTCTTTCCTCAGTCAAACAGATTTTACGAATTGGATTTGGGTTATAACAAAATAGAGGGTGAGCTGCCATCAACACTTTCAAATCTTCAACATCTCATTCACTTGGATCTTTCATATAATAAATTGGACGGCCCTCTGCCTAACAATATAACAGGGTTTTCAAACCTAACATCGTTATGGTTATATGAAAACTTACTGAATGGGACAATTCCTTCTTGGTGTTTATCTTTGCCATCTTTGGTGGTTTTAGATCTATCAGGAAACCAATTCTATGGGCATATTAGTGCAATCTCATCATATTCCTTGGAGAGATTGTTTTTATCCCACAACAAGTTACAAGGCAGTATTCCAGAATCAATTTTCAGCCTTGTAAACCTTACTTACTTAGATCTATCATCAAACAATTTAAGTGGATCTGTCAACTTTCATCATTTCTCCAAGCTTCAAAATTTGGAAGTACTTTACCTTTCACAGAATGATCAGTTATCACTAAATTTCAAATCCAATGTCAAGTATAATTTCTCCAATTTATGGAGATTGGACTTATCTTCTATGGGTTTAACTGAATTTCCAAAATTATCGGGAAAAGTCCCATTTTTGGAAGCACTCGATTTGTCCAATAACAAACTTAAAGGTAGAGTGCCAAATTGGTTGCACGACACGAACTCATCGTTATATTTATTGGACCTCTCTCATAACCTATTGACGCAATCATTGGACCAATTCTCGTGGAACCAACAACTCGTTTACCTTAATCTTAGATTTAACTCAATCACCGGTGGCTTGTCTTCCTCAATTTGCAATGCAACTGCAATTGAGATTCTCAACTTGTCTCACAACAAGTTGACAGGAACCATTCCACAATGCCTTGCTAACTCATCATTCCTTCAAGTTTTGGATCTACAACTCAACAAGCTTCATGGCACTTTGCCAAATACCTTTGCAAAGGACTGCAGTCTCAAAACTCTGGATCTCAATGGCAACCAATTATTAGAAGGTTTTTTGCCAGAATCTTTGTCCAATTGCACTAATCTGGAGGTTTTAGATCTTGGAAACAATCAAATAAAGGATGTGTTTCCCCATTGGCTTCAAACTCTACCAGAATTGAAAGTATTGGTTTTGCGAGCCAACAAGTTGTACGGTCCCATTGCCAGTTTAAAGATCAAGCATGGATTCCCCCGTTTAGTCATCTTTGATGTCTCTTCCAACAACTTCAGCGGCCCAATACCAAAAGCCTACATACAAAAATTTGAAGCGATGAAGAACGTTGTTATAGATACCGATCTGCAGTACATGGAAATTTCTATTGGTGGAGATAAAAGCAAGTACAATGATTCTGTGACTATAACAACAAAAGCAATTACTATGACAATGGACAAAATTCCAAAAGGCTTTGTAAGCATTGATTTATCAGAAAACGGATTTCAAGGAGAGATTCCAAATTCCATTGGAGAGCTTCATGCCCTCAAAGGGATGAACCTTTCCCATAACAGACTTATTGGTCCTATTCCCCAATCCATGGGAAATTTGAGAAACTTAGAATCATTGGATCTCTCCTCAAATATGCTCACTGGTGGTATACCTACAGAATTAACCAATTTGAACTTTCTTGAAGTCCTAAATCTTTCCAATAACCATCTTGCGGGAGAAATACCTCGAGCACAACAGTTCGGTACTTTTTCCAATGATTCCTATGAGGGAAACTCTGGGTTATGTGGACTCCCACTGACAATCAAATGCAGCAAGGACCCTGAACAACATTCTCCACCTTCAACTACCTTGAGGAGAGAAGGAGGATTTGGATTTGGTTGGAAACCAGTGGCTATAGGATATGGATGTGGAATGGTCTTTGGAGTGGGAATGGGATGTTGTGTATTGTTAATAGGAAAGCCTCAATGGCTTGTGAGAATGGTTGGAGGTCAACTCAATAAAAAGGTGAAAAGGAAGACAAGAATGAGATCTAATGAAAATGGTAGCAGAATGAATTAG
- the LOC114390668 gene encoding receptor-like protein 9DC1, translating to MESWMWCFLLCSHLLILYFSPSHSLCHPHDTSALLHFKNSSIVYEDPYYYSKTRTWENGTDCCSWAGVTCHPISGHVTELDLSCSGIVGYIDPNSTLFHLSHLHSLNLAFNYFDESPLSSLFGGFVSLTHLNLSNSEFEGDIPSQISHLSKLVSLDLSYNFLKLKEDTWKRLLQNATVLRVLLLNDGTDMSSVSIRTLNMSSSLVTLSLGWTWLRGNLTDGILCLPNLQHLDLSFNPALNGQLPEVSYRTTSLDFLDLSHCGFQGSIPPSFSNLTHLTSLYLSHNKLNGSIPPSFSNLTHLTSLYLSHNDLNGSIPPSFSNLTHLTSLYLSHNDLNGSIPPSFSNLTHLTSMDLSYNSLNGSVPSSLLTLPRLTFLNLDNNHLSGQIPNAFPQSNNFHELHLSYNKIEGELPSTFSNLQHLIHLDLSHNKFIGQIPDVFARLNKLNTLYLEGNNFGGPIPSSLFGSTQLSELDCSNNKLEGPLPNNITGFSSLTSLMLYGNLLNGAMPSWCLSLPSLTTLNLSGNQFTGLPGHISTISSYSLERLSLSHNKLQGNIPESIFRLVNLTDLDLSSNNFSGSVHFPLFSKLQNLKNLDLSQNNQLLLNFKSNVKYNFSRLLWRLDLSSMDLTEFPKLSGKIPFLESLHLSNNKLKGRVPNWLHEASSWLTELDLSHNQLMQSLDQFSWNQQLRYLDLSFNSITGGFSSSICNASAIQILNLSHNKLTGTIPQCLANSSSLQVLDLQLNKLHGTLPSTFAKDCRLRTLDLNGNQLLEGFLPESLSNCNDLEVLDLGNNQIKDVFPHWLQTLPELKVLVLRANKLYGPIEGSKTKHGFPSLVIFDVSSNNFSGPIPNAYIKNFQAMKKIVVLDTDRQYMKVPSNVSEYADSVTITSKAITMTMDRIRKDFVSIDLSQNRFEGKIPSVIGELHSLRGLNLSHNRLRGPIPNSMGNLTNLESLDLSSNMLTGRIPTGLTNLNFLEVLNLSNNHFVGEIPQGKQFSTFSNDSYEGNLGLCGLPLTTECSKDPKQHSPASLTFRGEQGFGFGWKPVAIGYGCGMVFGVGMGCCVLLIGKPQWIVRMVGGQLNKKVKRKTRMRSNENGSRMN from the coding sequence ATGGAATCATGGATGTGGTGTTTCCTTCTCTGTTCCCATTTGCTCATCCTTTATTTTTCACCCTCTCATTCCTTATGCCACCCCCATGACACCTCTGCCTTGCTCCACTTCAAAAACTCCTCCATTGTTTATGAAGATCCTTATTATTATTCAAAGACGAGAACATGGGAAAATGGGACAGATTGTTGCTCTTGGGCTGGAGTCACCTGCCACCCCATCTCTGGTCACGTCACTGAGCTCGACCTCAGCTGCAGTGGCATTGTCGGTTATATCGATCCAAACAGTACGCTTTTCCATCTTTCTCATCTTCACTCACTCAACCTTGCtttcaattattttgatgaATCTCCATTGTCATCTCTCTTTGGTGGGTTTGTGAGTCTCACGCATCTCAACTTGTCTAATTCTGAATTTGAAGGGGATATTCCTTCCCAAATCTCTCACCTTTCCAAATTAGTCTCACTTGATctctcatataattttttaaagttgaaGGAAGACACTTGGAAGAGATTGCTCCAAAATGCAACAGTTTTAAGGGTGCTTCTTTTGAATGATGGAACAGATATGTCTTCCGTTTCAATCAGGACACTCAATATGTCTTCCTCTTTGGTTACTCTTAGTTTGGGATGGACATGGCTAAGAGGAAACTTGACAGATGGCATTCTCTGTTTACCAAATCTTCAGCACTTGGATCTTTCATTTAATCCGGCCCTTAACGGTCAGCTTCCAGAAGTGAGTTATAGAACAACTTCTCTTGATTTCTTAGATCTTTCACATTGTGGTTTCCAAGGGTCAATCCCTCCATCTTTCTCCAACCTCACACATCTCACTTCCTTGTATCTCTCTCATAACAAACTCAACGGTTCAATCCCCCCCTCTTTCTCTAACCTCACACATCTTACTTCCCTATATCTCTCACATAACGACCTCAACGGTTCAATCCCTCCCTCTTTCTCTAATCTCACACATCTTACTTCCCTGTATCTCTCACATAACGACCTCAATGGTTCAATCCCTCCCTCTTTCTCTAACCTCACACATCTTACTTCCATGGATCTCTCATACAACAGCCTCAACGGTTCAGTCCCATCCTCACTCTTAACCCTTCCACGACTAACCTTTCTGAATCTAGACAATAACCACCTCAGTGGTCAAATCCCAAACGCCTTTCCTCAGTCAAACAACTTTCACGAATTGCATTTGAGTTATAACAAAATAGAGGGTGAGCTGCCATCAACATTTTCAAATCTTCAACATCTCATTCACTTGGATCTTtcacataataaatttattggtcAAATCCCAGATGTGTTTGCCAGGCTAAACAAATTGAATACTCTCTATCTTGAGGGAAACAATTTTGGAGGCCCGATCCCATCTTCGTTATTTGGCTCAACTCAACTTTCTGAGTTGGATTGTTCTAATAACAAATTGGAGGGCCCTCTGCCTAACAATATCACAGGGTTTTCAAGCCTAACATCGTTAATGTTATATGGCAACTTACTGAATGGGGCAATGCCTTCTTGGTGTTTATCTTTGCCATCTTTGACGACTTTGAATCTATCAGGAAACCAGTTCACAGGGCTGCCAGGGCATATAAGTACAATCTCATCATATTCCTTGGAGAGATTGTCTTTATCCCACAACAAGTTACAGGGAAACATTCCAGAATCAATTTTCAGACTTGTAAACCTTACTGACTTAGATCTATCATCAAATAATTTCAGTGGATCTGTCCACTTTCCACTTTTCTCCAagcttcaaaatttgaaaaacctTGACCTTTCACAGAATAATCAGTTATTACTTAATTTCAAATCCAATGTCAAGTATAATTTCTCCCGCCTTTTATGGAGATTGGACTTATCTTCTATGGATTTAACTGAATTTCCAAAATTATCAGGAAAAATCCCTTTTTTGGAATCACTCCATTTGTCCAACAACAAACTTAAAGGTAGAGTGCCAAATTGGTTGCATGAAGCGAGCTCATGGTTAACTGAATTGGACCTCTCTCATAACCAACTGATGCAATCATTGGACCAATTCTCGTGGAACCAACAACTCCGTTACCTTGATCTTAGTTTTAACTCAATCACTGGTGGCTTCTCTTCCTCAATTTGCAATGCAAGTGCAATTCAGATTCTCAACTTGTCTCACAACAAGTTGACAGGAACCATTCCACAATGCCTTGCTAACTCATCATCGCTTCAAGTTTTGGATCTACAACTGAACAAGCTTCATGGCACTTTGCCAAGTACCTTTGCAAAGGACTGTCGGCTCAGAACTCTGGATCTCAATGGCAACCAATTATTAGAAGGTTTTTTGCCAGAATCTTTGTCCAATTGCAATGATCTGGAGGTTTTAGATCTTGGAAACAATCAAATAAAGGATGTGTTTCCCCATTGGCTTCAAACTCTACCAGAATTGAAAGTATTGGTTTTGAGAGCCAACAAGTTGTACGGTCCCATTGAGGGTTCAAAGACCAAGCATGGATTCCCCAGTTTAGTCATTTTTGATGTCTCTTCCAACAACTTCAGCGGCCCGATACCAAATGCCTACATAAAAAATTTTCAAGCCATGAAGAAAATTGTTGTTCTAGACACCGATCGGCAATACATGAAAGTTCCTTCAAATGTTTCTGAGTACGCTGATTCTGTTACTATAACATCAAAAGCAATTACTATGACAATGGATAGAATTCGAAAGGACTTTGTAAGCATTGATTTATCGCAAAACAGATTTGAAGGAAAGATTCCAAGTGTCATTGGGGAACTTCATTCACTCAGAGGGCTCAACCTTTCCCATAACAGACTTAGAGGTCCTATTCCCAATTCCATGggaaatttaacaaatttagaATCATTGGATCTCtcctcaaatatgcttactgGTCGGATACCTACAGGATTAACCAATTTGAACTTTCTTGAAGTCCTAAATCTTTCCAATAACCATTTTGTGGGAGAAATACCTCAAGGAAAACAGTTTAGTACTTTTTCCAATGATTCCTATGAGGGAAACTTAGGGTTATGTGGACTCCCATTGACAACAGAATGCAGCAAGGACCCTAAACAACATTCTCCAGCTTCACTAACCTTTAGGGGAGAACAGGGATTTGGATTTGGCTGGAAGCCAGTAGCTATAGGATATGGATGCGGAATGGTCTTTGGAGTGGGAATGGGATGTTGTGTATTGTTAATTGGAAAGCCTCAATGGATTGTGAGAATGGTTGGGGGTCAACTCAATAAAAAGGTGAAAAGGAAGACAAGGATGAGATCTAATGAAAATGGTAGCAGAATGAATTAG
- the LOC114389986 gene encoding 60S ribosomal protein L17-2-like translates to MVKYSREPDNPTKSCKARGADLRVHFKNTRETAFAIRKLPLVKAKRYLEDVLAHKQAIPFRRFCRGVGRTAQAKNRHSNGQGRWPVKSAKFILDLLKNAESNAEVKGLDVDALYISHIQVNQAQKQRRRTYRAHGRINPYMSSPCHIELILSEKEEDFISFATPNTRV, encoded by the coding sequence ATGGTGAAGTACTCAAGGGAGCCTGACAATCCAACTAAGTCTTGCAAGGCTAGAGGCGCCGACCTTAGGGTTCATTTTAAGAACACAAGGGAAACTGCCTTTGCAATCAGGAAGTTGCCCTTGGTCAAGGCTAAAAGGTACTTGGAAGATGTTCTTGCCCACAAGCAGGCAATTCCATTCAGACGTTTTTGTCGAGGTGTTGGAAGGACAGCCCAGGCTAAGAATAGACACTCTAATGGCCAAGGACGGTGGCCTGTCAAGTCAGCAAAATTCATTCTTGATTTGCTCAAAAATGCTGAGAGCAATGCTGAAGTGAAAGGTTTGGATGTTGATGCACTGTACATTTCGCATATCCAAGTCAATCAAGCACAGAAGCAAAGACGCCGAACATACCGAGCCCATGGAAGAATCAATCCTTATATGTCATCTCCGTGCCACATAGAGTTAATATTatctgaaaaagaagaagattttatttcatttgccaCACCAAATACAAGAGTATGA
- the LOC114390669 gene encoding receptor-like protein Cf-9 isoform X2, which yields MESCMWCFLLCSHLLILYFSPSHSLCHPHDNSALLHFKNSFTIYEHPYYSYICDTGYSKTRTWENGTDCCSWAGVTCHPISGHVTDLDLSCSRLYGNIHPNSTLFHLSHLHSLNLAFNHFNYSHLSSLFGGFVSLTHLNLSGTYFEGDIPSQISHLSKLVSLDLSYNGLKWKEDTWKRLLQNATVLRVLVFDYGTDMSSISIRTLNMSSSLVTLSLGWTWLRGNLTDGILCLPNLQHLDLSFNSDLEGQLPEVDRWHSLDFLDLSGCGFQGSIPPSFSNLIHLTSLDLSGNHFNGPIPPSFSNLIHLTSLDLSYNNLNGSIPPSFSNLTHLTFLDLSFNNLNGSIPPSFSNLIHLTYLELSNNNLNGSIPSSLLTLPRLNFLYLHNNQLSGQIPDVFPQSNRFYELDLGYNKIEGELPSTLSNLQHLIHLDLSYNKLDGPLPNNITGFSNLTSLWLYENLLNGTIPSWCLSLPSLVVLDLSGNQFYGHISAISSYSLERLFLSHNKLQGSIPESIFSLVNLTYLDLSSNNLSGSVNFHHFSKLQNLEVLYLSQNDQLSLNFKSNVKYNFSNLWRLDLSSMGLTEFPKLSGKVPFLEALDLSNNKLKGRVPNWLHDTNSSLYLLDLSHNLLTQSLDQFSWNQQLVYLNLRFNSITGGLSSSICNATAIEILNLSHNKLTGTIPQCLANSSFLQVLDLQLNKLHGTLPNTFAKDCSLKTLDLNGNQLLEGFLPESLSNCTNLEVLDLGNNQIKDVFPHWLQTLPELKVLVLRANKLYGPIASLKIKHGFPRLVIFDVSSNNFSGPIPKAYIQKFEAMKNVVIDTDLQYMEISISVTITTKAITMTMDKIPKGFVSIDLSENGFQGEIPNSIGELHALKGMNLSHNRLIGPIPQSMGNLRNLESLDLSSNMLTGGIPTELTNLNFLEVLNLSNNHLAGEIPRAQQFGTFSNDSYEGNSGLCGLPLTIKCSKDPEQHSPPSTTLRREGGFGFGWKPVAIGYGCGMVFGVGMGCCVLLIGKPQWLVRMVGGQLNKKVKRKTRMRSNENGSRMN from the exons ATGGAATCATGCATGTGGTGTTTCCTTCTCTGTTCCCATTTGCTCATCCTTTATTTTTCACCCTCTCATTCCTTATGCCACCCCCATGACAACTCTGCCTTGCTCCACTTCAAAAACTCCTTCACTATTTATGAACATCCTTATTATTCTTATATTTGTGATACTGGTTATTCAAAGACGAGAACATGGGAAAATGGGACAGATTGTTGCTCTTGGGCTGGAGTCACCTGCCACCCCATCTCTGGTCACGTCACTGACCTCGACCTCAGCTGCAGTCGCCTTTACGGCAATATCCATCCAAACAGTACGCTTTTCCATCTTTCTCATCTTCACTCACTCAACCTTGCTttcaatcattttaattattctcaTTTGTCATCTCTCTTTGGTGGGTTTGTGAGCCTCACTCATCTCAACTTGTCTGGTACGTACTTTGAAGGGGATATTCCTTCCCAAATTTCTCACCTTTCCAAATTAGTCTCACTTGATCTCTCATATAATGGGTTAAAGTGGAAGGAAGACACTTGGAAGAGATTGCTCCAAAATGCAACAGTTTTAAGGGTGCTTGTTTTTGATTATGGAACAGATATGTCTTCCATTTCAATCAGGACACTCAATATGTCTTCCTCTTTGGTTACTCTTAGTTTGGGATGGACATGGCTAAGAGGAAACTTGACAGATGGCATTCTCTGTTTACCAAATCTTCAGCACTTGGATCTTTCATTTAATTCGGACCTTGAAGGTCAGCTTCCAGAAGTTGACAGATGGCATTCTCTTGATTTCTTAGATCTTTCAGGTTGTGGTTTCCAAGGGTCAATCCCTCCCTCTTTCTCCAACCTCATACATCTCACTTCCTTGGACCTCTCAGGTAACCACTTCAACGGTCCAATCCCTCCCTCTTTCTCCAACCTCATACATCTCACTTCCCTGGACCTTTCATATAACAACCTCAACGGTTCAATCCCTCCCTCTTTCTCTAACCTCACACATCTTACTTTCTTGGATCTCTCATTTAACAACCTCAACGGTTCAATCCCGCCCTCTTTCTCAAACCTCATACATCTCACTTACCTGGAGCTCTCAAATAACAACCTCAACGGTTCAATCCCATCCTCACTCTTAACCCTTCCACGGCTAAACTTTCTGTATCTACACAATAACCAACTCAGTGGTCAAATCCCAGATGTCTTTCCTCAGTCAAACAGATTTTACGAATTGGATTTGGGTTATAACAAAATAGAGGGTGAGCTGCCATCAACACTTTCAAATCTTCAACATCTCATTCACTTGGATCTTTCATATAATAAATTGGACGGCCCTCTGCCTAACAATATAACAGGGTTTTCAAACCTAACATCGTTATGGTTATATGAAAACTTACTGAATGGGACAATTCCTTCTTGGTGTTTATCTTTGCCATCTTTGGTGGTTTTAGATCTATCAGGAAACCAATTCTATGGGCATATTAGTGCAATCTCATCATATTCCTTGGAGAGATTGTTTTTATCCCACAACAAGTTACAAGGCAGTATTCCAGAATCAATTTTCAGCCTTGTAAACCTTACTTACTTAGATCTATCATCAAACAATTTAAGTGGATCTGTCAACTTTCATCATTTCTCCAAGCTTCAAAATTTGGAAGTACTTTACCTTTCACAGAATGATCAGTTATCACTAAATTTCAAATCCAATGTCAAGTATAATTTCTCCAATTTATGGAGATTGGACTTATCTTCTATGGGTTTAACTGAATTTCCAAAATTATCGGGAAAAGTCCCATTTTTGGAAGCACTCGATTTGTCCAATAACAAACTTAAAGGTAGAGTGCCAAATTGGTTGCACGACACGAACTCATCGTTATATTTATTGGACCTCTCTCATAACCTATTGACGCAATCATTGGACCAATTCTCGTGGAACCAACAACTCGTTTACCTTAATCTTAGATTTAACTCAATCACCGGTGGCTTGTCTTCCTCAATTTGCAATGCAACTGCAATTGAGATTCTCAACTTGTCTCACAACAAGTTGACAGGAACCATTCCACAATGCCTTGCTAACTCATCATTCCTTCAAGTTTTGGATCTACAACTCAACAAGCTTCATGGCACTTTGCCAAATACCTTTGCAAAGGACTGCAGTCTCAAAACTCTGGATCTCAATGGCAACCAATTATTAGAAGGTTTTTTGCCAGAATCTTTGTCCAATTGCACTAATCTGGAGGTTTTAGATCTTGGAAACAATCAAATAAAGGATGTGTTTCCCCATTGGCTTCAAACTCTACCAGAATTGAAAGTATTGGTTTTGCGAGCCAACAAGTTGTACGGTCCCATTGCCAGTTTAAAGATCAAGCATGGATTCCCCCGTTTAGTCATCTTTGATGTCTCTTCCAACAACTTCAGCGGCCCAATACCAAAAGCCTACATACAAAAATTTGAAGCGATGAAGAACGTTGTTATAGATACCGATCTGCAGTACATGGAAATTTCTAT TTCTGTGACTATAACAACAAAAGCAATTACTATGACAATGGACAAAATTCCAAAAGGCTTTGTAAGCATTGATTTATCAGAAAACGGATTTCAAGGAGAGATTCCAAATTCCATTGGAGAGCTTCATGCCCTCAAAGGGATGAACCTTTCCCATAACAGACTTATTGGTCCTATTCCCCAATCCATGGGAAATTTGAGAAACTTAGAATCATTGGATCTCTCCTCAAATATGCTCACTGGTGGTATACCTACAGAATTAACCAATTTGAACTTTCTTGAAGTCCTAAATCTTTCCAATAACCATCTTGCGGGAGAAATACCTCGAGCACAACAGTTCGGTACTTTTTCCAATGATTCCTATGAGGGAAACTCTGGGTTATGTGGACTCCCACTGACAATCAAATGCAGCAAGGACCCTGAACAACATTCTCCACCTTCAACTACCTTGAGGAGAGAAGGAGGATTTGGATTTGGTTGGAAACCAGTGGCTATAGGATATGGATGTGGAATGGTCTTTGGAGTGGGAATGGGATGTTGTGTATTGTTAATAGGAAAGCCTCAATGGCTTGTGAGAATGGTTGGAGGTCAACTCAATAAAAAGGTGAAAAGGAAGACAAGAATGAGATCTAATGAAAATGGTAGCAGAATGAATTAG